A single region of the Streptomyces sp. NBC_01262 genome encodes:
- a CDS encoding GDP-mannose 4,6-dehydratase → MDVLVTGGAGFIGSHFVKRIVPADDIGRVTVLDALTYAGHIHNLGEAFLSPKPTFVEGDILDRPLMDQLVHQHDAVVHFAAESHVDRSFYATSAFLATNVMGTQTLLLHHPHHPRHRTVRRPGPLVPQPRLRRLPRASRRREMTKPVRQCPMRGLGLGLEDGAADSGLR, encoded by the coding sequence ATGGACGTACTCGTCACCGGCGGAGCCGGATTCATCGGCTCGCACTTCGTCAAGCGCATCGTGCCCGCCGATGACATCGGCCGGGTGACCGTCCTCGACGCACTCACCTACGCGGGGCACATCCACAACCTGGGCGAGGCGTTCCTGTCGCCGAAACCGACCTTCGTCGAGGGAGACATCCTCGACCGGCCGCTGATGGACCAGCTGGTCCACCAGCACGACGCCGTGGTGCACTTCGCCGCCGAATCCCACGTCGACCGCAGCTTCTACGCCACAAGCGCCTTCCTGGCCACCAACGTGATGGGCACGCAGACCCTGCTGCTTCACCACCCGCATCACCCCCGGCATCGAACTGTCAGACGACCCGGTCCTCTCGTTCCGCAGCCACGCTTACGCCGTCTCCCGCGAGCGTCGCGCCGAAGGGAAATGACCAAGCCAGTCCGCCAGTGCCCCATGCGTGGACTCGGGCTCGGGCTCGAAGACGGCGCAGCCGACAGCGGACTGAGGTGA
- a CDS encoding beta-glucosidase family protein: MTISEERPTTGLWSDPTLPAPERARALLDAMTTSEKIAQLGSSWPGHDAGGDVAPMQDTFRGADSFDEAIIDGLGQLTRVFGTAPVTPEDGRERLVELQARVVAANRFGIPALAHEECLTGFFTWQATVYPTPLAWAATWNPELVHQMAAAIGSDMAAVGVHQGLAPVLDVVRDYRWGRVEETLGEDPYLVSELGLSYVRGLQSAGVVGTLKHFAGYSTSRAARNHAPAALGPRELADVILPPFEKAVVTGRVRSVMNAYNDIDGVPCAADETLLTTLLRDRWGFEGTVVSDYWAVAFLASMHHVAADVADAAGSALRAGLDVELPHTHGYGEPLRAQLEDGRVSADVLDRSVLRVLTQKAELGLLDPGWKPGQYTAPADFDSLHNRRTARRLAEESVVLLDNASGVLPLAAPRSIAVIGPVADDARCLFGCYSFPNHVLPHHPDTTLGIDAPTVLEGIRQEFPGIVVSHEAGCAVTGDDRSGIEAAVTAAASADLTVLVVGDRSGMFGEGTSGEGCDVGTLTLPGVQEDLVEAVLDAAHRTVLVVLSGRPYAIGRHARRAEATLQSFFPGEEGSAAIAGVLSGRVNPSGHLPVQIPGDTAGQPGTYLAPPLALKSDGVSNIDPTPAFPFGHGLSYTTFEIEDVYADEAAVAVDATITVRATVSNTGSRAGTCVPQLYLTDPVASVTRPVRQLIGFTRVDLEAGETRVVEFEVHTDMTSFTGRDLRRRVEPGDITLTVARSAGDPGIAAHATLHGDARTVDHTRTMTTPVTVLRD, from the coding sequence TTGACGATCAGCGAGGAGCGCCCGACGACCGGGCTGTGGAGCGACCCCACCCTGCCCGCACCCGAGCGCGCCCGGGCCTTGCTCGACGCCATGACCACGTCCGAGAAGATCGCGCAGCTCGGCAGCAGCTGGCCGGGCCATGACGCGGGCGGCGACGTCGCTCCCATGCAGGACACCTTCCGGGGCGCCGACAGTTTCGACGAGGCGATCATCGACGGCCTCGGACAGCTGACCCGGGTGTTCGGCACCGCGCCGGTCACCCCCGAGGACGGGCGCGAGCGCCTGGTGGAGCTGCAGGCCCGGGTGGTAGCGGCGAACCGGTTCGGCATCCCCGCCCTCGCCCACGAGGAGTGCCTCACCGGGTTCTTCACCTGGCAGGCCACGGTCTACCCGACCCCCCTTGCCTGGGCGGCCACCTGGAACCCCGAGCTCGTGCACCAGATGGCCGCGGCCATCGGCTCGGACATGGCTGCCGTCGGCGTCCACCAGGGACTGGCGCCCGTCCTGGACGTCGTACGCGACTACCGCTGGGGCCGGGTGGAGGAGACCCTCGGCGAGGACCCCTACCTCGTCTCGGAGCTCGGGCTGTCCTACGTGCGGGGTCTTCAGTCGGCCGGCGTCGTCGGCACGCTGAAGCACTTCGCCGGCTACTCCACCTCCCGGGCGGCACGCAACCACGCCCCGGCCGCCCTCGGGCCGCGCGAACTGGCCGACGTGATCCTTCCGCCGTTCGAGAAGGCCGTGGTCACCGGTCGCGTCCGCTCGGTGATGAACGCCTACAACGACATCGACGGCGTGCCCTGCGCCGCGGACGAGACGCTCCTCACCACGCTGCTGCGTGACCGCTGGGGATTCGAGGGCACCGTGGTCTCCGACTACTGGGCGGTCGCCTTCCTCGCCTCCATGCACCATGTGGCGGCCGACGTCGCCGACGCGGCGGGCTCCGCCCTGCGGGCCGGGCTCGACGTCGAACTGCCCCACACCCACGGATACGGGGAACCGCTGCGTGCCCAGCTGGAGGACGGCCGTGTCTCCGCCGACGTGCTCGACCGTTCGGTCCTGCGGGTGCTGACGCAGAAGGCCGAACTCGGCCTCCTCGATCCCGGCTGGAAACCCGGGCAGTACACGGCCCCCGCGGACTTCGACTCCCTCCACAACCGCAGGACGGCCCGCCGCCTGGCCGAGGAATCCGTCGTCCTGCTCGACAACGCCTCGGGCGTCCTTCCGCTCGCCGCCCCGCGATCCATCGCCGTCATCGGCCCCGTGGCCGACGACGCCCGCTGCCTGTTCGGCTGCTACTCCTTCCCCAACCACGTGCTGCCCCACCACCCCGACACCACTCTGGGGATCGACGCCCCCACGGTGCTCGAAGGCATCCGGCAGGAGTTCCCCGGCATCGTGGTGAGCCATGAGGCCGGGTGCGCGGTCACCGGGGACGACCGCAGCGGCATCGAAGCGGCCGTGACCGCGGCCGCGTCGGCCGACCTGACGGTCCTCGTCGTCGGCGACCGCTCCGGGATGTTCGGGGAAGGCACGTCGGGCGAGGGCTGTGACGTCGGCACGCTGACGCTCCCCGGAGTACAGGAGGATCTGGTCGAGGCTGTACTCGACGCGGCCCACCGGACCGTCCTCGTCGTACTCTCGGGCCGCCCTTACGCGATCGGCCGGCACGCCCGGCGGGCGGAGGCGACACTGCAGTCCTTCTTCCCAGGTGAGGAGGGATCGGCGGCGATCGCCGGTGTTCTGTCCGGCCGCGTCAACCCCTCCGGACACCTGCCCGTCCAGATCCCGGGTGACACGGCCGGCCAGCCCGGCACCTACCTGGCGCCCCCGCTCGCCCTCAAGAGCGACGGCGTGAGCAACATCGATCCCACCCCCGCGTTCCCGTTCGGGCACGGCCTGTCGTACACGACCTTCGAGATCGAGGACGTATACGCCGACGAAGCGGCCGTGGCCGTCGACGCGACGATCACCGTGCGGGCCACGGTCTCCAACACCGGCTCCCGCGCGGGCACTTGTGTGCCCCAGCTGTACCTCACCGACCCGGTCGCCTCGGTCACCCGTCCCGTCCGGCAGCTGATCGGCTTCACCCGCGTCGACCTCGAAGCCGGCGAGACCCGGGTCGTGGAGTTCGAGGTCCACACGGACATGACCAGCTTCACCGGGCGGGACCTGCGCCGCCGCGTAGAACCCGGCGACATCACACTCACCGTTGCCCGGTCGGCCGGTGACCCCGGTATCGCCGCACACGCGACCCTGCACGGAGACGCGCGCACCGTCGACCACACCCGCACCATGACCACCCCCGTCACGGTGCTGCGGGACTGA
- a CDS encoding carbohydrate ABC transporter permease gives MRTRPNYLAGAAAFVWLVIIGVPLYALLNTAVQPQTKYTDRGPISIPSALTWENFTTVVDSGFLHYIWNTVIVAVATVAIVLVLAVPISYAVVRGRGWVTKGVFRLFLLGLAIPSQAVIIPLFLLINDLGLYDTLWGVILPTAAFALPVTVLVLSGGMRDISNELYEAMALDGANPARTLLTLVIPMSKSSIATACVFTALQAWNGFLFPLIMTQSEETKLVTPGLYNFVSEYGANVPALLAAVLMSAVPILVVYLFARRALVAGLMGAGGK, from the coding sequence GTGAGGACGCGCCCGAACTACCTCGCCGGCGCCGCCGCCTTCGTCTGGCTGGTGATCATCGGCGTCCCGCTGTACGCGCTGCTGAACACCGCGGTGCAGCCGCAGACGAAGTACACCGACAGGGGACCGATCTCGATCCCCTCCGCGCTGACGTGGGAGAACTTCACCACCGTTGTGGACAGCGGGTTCCTGCACTACATCTGGAACACCGTCATCGTCGCCGTGGCCACCGTCGCCATCGTGCTCGTGCTCGCCGTCCCGATCAGCTACGCGGTCGTCCGCGGCCGGGGCTGGGTAACCAAGGGAGTGTTCCGCCTCTTCCTGCTGGGCCTGGCGATCCCCTCCCAGGCGGTCATCATCCCGCTCTTCCTCCTCATCAACGACCTCGGCCTCTACGACACCCTGTGGGGAGTCATCCTGCCCACCGCGGCCTTCGCGCTGCCGGTGACCGTGCTGGTCCTCAGCGGCGGGATGCGGGACATCTCCAACGAGTTGTACGAGGCCATGGCCCTGGACGGCGCGAACCCGGCCCGGACCCTGCTGACCCTGGTCATCCCGATGTCGAAGTCGTCCATCGCGACCGCCTGTGTCTTCACCGCCCTGCAGGCCTGGAACGGCTTCCTGTTCCCCCTGATCATGACCCAGTCCGAGGAAACGAAGCTCGTGACGCCGGGCCTGTACAACTTCGTCTCCGAGTACGGGGCCAACGTCCCGGCCCTTCTGGCCGCGGTGCTGATGTCCGCGGTGCCGATCCTCGTCGTCTACCTCTTCGCCCGACGCGCCCTGGTCGCCGGCCTGATGGGAGCCGGCGGCAAGTGA
- a CDS encoding carbohydrate ABC transporter permease, which produces MSRVRVRDRAAPPTLERPGVAWAVPGLLFFLVFAVAPMVGVLYLSLTHWDGLNPPEFTGLDNWSRFLGDSQVRQSTLATGVLLVGNIAVQAPISILLGVWAAGSQRNRAVLSAIFFLPLLLSTAATAIMWRQLLDPNFGLPSKFDWLFGSSNPLGTQQGAVACLVLVTSWQFIPFHSLLYQGAARSIPHTLYQAAEIDGAGRVRQFLHITLPQLRNTIITSTTFMVIGGLTAFDIVLLLTNGGPGTDTSILPFSMYQTAFRTYDYGYASAIASFLLLLATGASVLLTKLSGYDKMSSTLEGL; this is translated from the coding sequence GTGAGCAGGGTTCGGGTACGCGATCGGGCCGCTCCTCCGACTCTGGAGCGGCCCGGCGTGGCCTGGGCGGTCCCCGGGCTGCTGTTCTTCCTCGTCTTCGCGGTCGCGCCGATGGTGGGGGTGCTCTACCTCTCCCTCACCCACTGGGACGGCCTGAACCCGCCGGAGTTCACGGGCCTGGACAACTGGTCGCGCTTCCTCGGCGACAGCCAGGTCCGGCAGTCCACCCTCGCCACCGGTGTCCTGCTGGTCGGGAACATCGCGGTACAGGCGCCGATCAGCATCCTGCTGGGGGTGTGGGCGGCCGGCAGTCAGCGCAACCGTGCCGTCCTGTCGGCGATCTTCTTCCTGCCGCTGCTGCTGTCCACGGCGGCCACGGCCATCATGTGGCGCCAGCTGCTCGACCCCAACTTCGGCCTGCCGTCGAAGTTCGACTGGTTGTTCGGCAGCAGTAATCCGCTCGGCACCCAGCAGGGCGCGGTCGCCTGCCTCGTCCTGGTCACCAGCTGGCAGTTCATCCCCTTCCACAGCCTGCTCTACCAGGGCGCCGCCCGCTCCATCCCGCACACGCTCTACCAGGCGGCGGAGATCGACGGCGCGGGACGGGTGCGGCAGTTCCTCCACATCACCCTTCCCCAGCTGCGCAACACGATCATCACCTCGACCACCTTCATGGTCATCGGCGGGCTCACGGCCTTCGACATCGTCCTGCTGCTGACCAATGGCGGTCCCGGCACGGACACCTCGATCCTGCCCTTCTCGATGTACCAGACCGCCTTCCGGACGTACGACTACGGCTACGCGAGCGCCATCGCGAGCTTCCTGCTGCTGCTGGCCACCGGTGCCTCGGTGCTTCTCACGAAGCTCAGCGGATACGACAAGATGAGCAGCACGCTGGAGGGTCTGTGA
- a CDS encoding extracellular solute-binding protein, with the protein MNRVSRRWFLTTAAAATLTVTAAGCGSSGSSTSSSATGSVDFWTLQDPTNSVQKTAVDSFNSTGKGKVSMSVIASDGYKDKLRTGMGSSKMPGMFFNWGGGSLNDFVKAGKLVTLDTALESHFLPSALAAGKVDGKLVGIPCRGTQPVFLFYNKKVFADAGVEPPKTYADLQNLVKVFKGKGITPFALAGNASSAWTELMWVEYLVDRLAGPELFDKIQGGDWTQWKDPAVLKTAQMIKELVDSGAFGKNFGSVSYGAGGTSTLLNKGKAAMVLMGSWEYAVQQGEAPDFAKSGLGYVAFPGVEGGKGDAANVVGNPTNYISVTTTAPKDTAAEFLKTTYSDSYVQGLIEKGEVPVTTNAKQLLAKASDPAYATFQFDLVSKAPSFTQSWDQALGLTLGTPLLTEIQKLFNGQSTPEQFVSAVSAIKK; encoded by the coding sequence ATGAACAGAGTGTCGCGACGTTGGTTTCTCACCACTGCGGCAGCGGCCACGCTGACCGTCACCGCGGCCGGCTGCGGCTCGTCCGGTAGCTCCACGTCCTCGTCTGCCACGGGCAGCGTGGACTTCTGGACGCTCCAGGACCCGACGAACTCGGTGCAGAAGACGGCCGTGGACTCCTTCAACTCCACCGGCAAGGGCAAAGTCAGCATGTCCGTGATCGCCTCGGACGGCTACAAGGACAAGCTCCGGACCGGCATGGGTTCGTCGAAGATGCCCGGGATGTTCTTCAACTGGGGCGGCGGCAGCCTCAACGACTTCGTCAAGGCCGGCAAGCTGGTCACGCTGGACACGGCCCTGGAGTCTCACTTCCTGCCCTCCGCGCTGGCCGCGGGCAAGGTCGACGGCAAGCTGGTCGGCATCCCCTGCCGCGGCACCCAGCCGGTGTTCCTCTTCTACAACAAGAAGGTCTTCGCCGACGCCGGCGTCGAGCCGCCGAAGACCTACGCCGACCTGCAGAACCTGGTGAAGGTCTTCAAGGGCAAGGGGATCACGCCGTTCGCGCTCGCCGGCAACGCCAGCTCCGCGTGGACGGAGCTGATGTGGGTCGAGTACCTCGTCGACCGCCTCGCGGGGCCGGAGCTGTTCGACAAGATCCAGGGCGGCGACTGGACGCAGTGGAAGGACCCCGCGGTCCTCAAGACCGCCCAGATGATCAAGGAGCTGGTGGACAGCGGCGCCTTCGGCAAGAACTTCGGTTCGGTCAGCTACGGCGCCGGCGGCACCTCCACTCTGCTCAACAAGGGCAAGGCGGCGATGGTCCTGATGGGCTCGTGGGAGTACGCCGTCCAGCAGGGCGAGGCCCCGGACTTCGCCAAGAGCGGCCTGGGATACGTGGCCTTCCCTGGCGTCGAAGGCGGTAAGGGCGACGCCGCCAACGTGGTGGGCAACCCCACCAACTACATCTCGGTGACCACCACGGCCCCCAAGGACACTGCGGCGGAGTTCCTCAAGACCACCTACAGCGACAGCTACGTGCAGGGCTTGATCGAGAAGGGCGAGGTCCCGGTCACCACCAACGCCAAGCAGCTGCTCGCCAAGGCTTCCGACCCCGCGTACGCCACGTTCCAGTTCGATCTCGTGAGCAAGGCGCCGTCCTTCACGCAGTCCTGGGACCAGGCGCTGGGCCTCACCCTGGGCACGCCGCTGCTCACCGAGATCCAGAAGCTGTTCAACGGCCAGAGCACGCCGGAGCAGTTCGTAAGCGCGGTCTCGGCGATCAAGAAGTAG
- a CDS encoding LacI family DNA-binding transcriptional regulator: MTGSGRSRRDAQYGLLTSIANEVGVSPATVSKVVHRRRDVSEATRARVEALLAEHGYIRTWESDEGRPQQILAVFRDLAGPYTLEVVRGIVESAAEMGVHTIVGTTSRRSIAQWLEESVALGAAGVVIVISALAERDQHRILDQRLPVVLVDPLNAPSVDIPSVGVTNWHGATTAVQHLLGLGHRRIGMLAGRSSSLAGSARLHGYRAALAEAGIHYDPALVRSTDFDYGEALSAARGILDRSERPTALFAASDVQALGALEAARRLGIAVPSGLSVMSFDDTLVAAMASPPLSAVRQPFRELGQEATRVLLHLADGRPPATTRRELATELVVRMSTAPPRIERDERA; the protein is encoded by the coding sequence GTGACAGGCTCAGGCAGGTCGCGCCGGGATGCCCAGTACGGGCTTCTCACCTCGATAGCGAATGAGGTCGGGGTCTCGCCCGCGACCGTTTCGAAAGTCGTCCACCGGCGACGCGACGTCTCCGAGGCGACGCGGGCCCGGGTCGAGGCGCTGCTGGCCGAACACGGCTACATCCGTACCTGGGAGAGCGACGAGGGCCGGCCGCAGCAGATCCTGGCCGTGTTCCGGGACCTGGCCGGACCGTACACCCTGGAAGTGGTCCGGGGCATCGTGGAATCGGCGGCCGAGATGGGCGTCCACACGATCGTCGGCACGACCAGCAGGCGCTCGATCGCCCAGTGGCTGGAGGAGTCCGTGGCGCTGGGCGCCGCGGGAGTCGTCATCGTCATCTCGGCTCTCGCCGAGCGGGACCAACACAGGATCCTGGATCAGCGACTGCCGGTGGTGCTCGTCGATCCCTTGAACGCGCCGAGCGTCGACATCCCGAGCGTCGGGGTGACGAACTGGCATGGTGCGACCACCGCGGTCCAGCACCTGCTCGGCCTCGGACACCGCCGGATCGGCATGCTGGCCGGCCGTTCGAGTTCGCTGGCCGGCTCCGCGCGCCTGCACGGCTACCGGGCCGCTCTGGCGGAGGCCGGGATCCACTACGATCCCGCGCTCGTCCGTTCGACGGACTTCGACTACGGCGAGGCGCTGAGCGCCGCCCGCGGCATCCTGGACCGGAGCGAGAGGCCGACGGCTCTCTTCGCCGCGAGTGACGTCCAGGCCCTCGGCGCCCTGGAGGCCGCGCGGCGGCTGGGCATCGCCGTGCCGAGCGGTCTGTCGGTCATGTCGTTCGACGACACCCTGGTGGCAGCCATGGCTTCGCCGCCACTGAGCGCGGTACGGCAGCCGTTCCGGGAACTCGGTCAGGAGGCCACGCGCGTCCTGCTGCACCTGGCCGACGGCAGGCCTCCCGCGACGACGCGCAGGGAACTCGCGACGGAATTGGTCGTGCGCATGTCCACTGCCCCGCCCCGGATCGAGCGAGACGAACGCGCTTGA